One segment of Dolichospermum sp. DET69 DNA contains the following:
- a CDS encoding sterol desaturase family protein → MVTTLMGETLINLLLLCILLGICLVAEWTAHKWQQAILWLSTAGLLILLVTAIILHDWTRVGILVIGIFLESLWFRQSNHWTSKETLITLGINAFSGMITISLQAFLFAVLLKEFPSGTGHWGLVALSTPLTLQIVIYLILEDFKRYCFHRLDHSSVFFWRFHKIHHGVTELNCITGSRDHPVFNLGHLTSDIGLAYLLGVTNEALVIGLSIRMVFGGILPHFNVDFPNTKKTFPWWAYLIATPNFHAWHHTVHCRYDANLADVFPIWDVLFGTFEMPRGSSCDWQFGLNESEQIPQSVVGQLVSPFGTSNTIAPNNSI, encoded by the coding sequence ATGGTGACTACTTTAATGGGTGAAACACTGATTAATCTACTATTGCTGTGTATTCTTTTGGGGATATGTCTTGTAGCTGAATGGACTGCCCACAAATGGCAGCAAGCTATTCTTTGGCTAAGTACCGCAGGATTACTGATTTTATTGGTTACAGCAATAATTTTACATGACTGGACGCGTGTAGGAATTTTGGTGATTGGCATTTTTTTAGAATCTCTATGGTTCCGACAATCGAATCATTGGACATCGAAGGAGACACTCATAACTTTGGGTATTAATGCGTTTTCCGGGATGATCACGATCTCCCTTCAGGCATTTCTGTTTGCTGTATTGCTCAAAGAGTTTCCGTCAGGAACAGGTCATTGGGGATTAGTTGCCTTATCTACACCTTTGACGTTACAAATTGTTATTTACTTAATATTAGAAGATTTCAAACGGTATTGTTTTCACAGATTAGATCATTCTTCCGTGTTTTTTTGGCGGTTTCACAAAATACATCATGGAGTGACTGAACTCAACTGTATTACTGGCAGCCGTGACCATCCTGTTTTTAATCTAGGTCACCTCACCTCAGATATTGGGCTGGCCTATCTTCTGGGTGTTACCAATGAGGCGTTAGTGATTGGTCTGAGCATTCGTATGGTTTTTGGAGGTATTCTCCCGCATTTCAATGTGGACTTTCCCAATACGAAAAAGACCTTTCCTTGGTGGGCTTACCTGATTGCTACTCCCAACTTTCACGCTTGGCACCACACAGTTCATTGCCGCTATGATGCCAACCTCGCAGATGTTTTTCCCATCTGGGATGTCCTGTTTGGAACCTTTGAAATGCCCCGTGGGAGTTCTTGTGATTGGCAGTTTGGCTTGAATGAGTCTGAACAAATTCCCCAATCAGTTGTCGGGCAACTTGTTTCTCCTTTTGGGACCAGTAACACTATTGCCCCAAACAACTCAATTTAA
- a CDS encoding SDR family NAD(P)-dependent oxidoreductase, producing the protein MSLLPNNDSQQQFNESDIAIVGMSCRFPDAENIDEFWKNLSNGVESISFFSDQELDFFDPSLLSHPNYVKAGGVLANIDLFDADFFSYSAKEAEIIDPQQRIFLECAWEALESAGYNPEIRKESVGVYAGSSLSTYLINNVCPSRGFSPQRPFLSHRLFRAASDLHIEQGNGSDHLPMRISYKLGLTGPSVNVQTTCSTSLVAVHLACQSLHFGECDVALAGGISIFVPHRIGYLYREGMILSPDGHCRAFDADAQGTVFGNGAGVVVLKLLSKALAEGDTIHAVIKGSAVNNDGAHKMSYTSPSIHGQVAAISEALAVSGVDASTVSYVEAHGTGTALGDPIEITALTQAFRQSTEENTDKNGFCAIGSVKTNIGHLDDASGIAGLIKTVLSLKHHAIPPSLNFSRPNPNIDFANTPFYVNTDLAEWKRGEMPRRAGVSSFGMGGTNCHIVLEESPQTRARLRSRSVPEGTSTTASSSHSLERKLHLLTLSAKTETALKELAQRYVDYLDTNLDVDIGNICFTANTGRKHFHHRLAIVADSKANVLSQLQVFIQNEYKKQKLTRPKAHVLKAVTTKKIGFLFTGQGSQYISMGRQLYESEPTFRENLDRCNQILSEYLEVSLLEILYSDNLDNLENPSELDNTAYTQPALFALEYSLAQLWKSWGIHPDVVIGHSVGEYVAACIAGIFSLEDGLKLIAYRSRLMQALPQNGEMVAVLASEQEVLSIIRPYSKQVSLAAINGTQSIVISGHQTAIQATCAIFETHGVKTKKLRVSHGFHSPLMEPMLAEFEQVARQVHFSPPQIPLVSNVTGEIITDAITTPEYWCHHILQPVRFAQSMERLVQLGVEVFIEIGPKPTLLGMGRQCFPADDSRLWLPSLHPEQGNWQTLLTSLAELYLHGVTINWEGFDRDFPRQRVVLPTYPFQRRQYWVDAPATHQTPVGLPLNNFSTPDGSHHPLLGEPLSLAGTSELRFQGQISKYFPVWLRDHRVFETTILPGTAYLDMALAAGATIAQSGQSCRLEGVTIQKALVISEAGETKPLQMVLQPEDSTTYAFQIFSPDPSPPKNQGQPAWNLHAAGKLYLEKTETPATVNLKELQHQITEEISVAELYHKFQQQQIDYGLSFRAVKQVWRNQDRALGYIVLPESVALDLDNYQLHPVLLDTCLQVLDATLLEEQEETYVPVLFQELRFFGQPSDQMWCDAKLHKRESDRSETLNADIKLFSPQGQLIAEMNGLQLKRVRRQTMFGKNQNTEQDWLYEVEWREQNHKSITIDNYHPQPRHWLIFADSSHIGQELAALLRDQGEICILVLPGQDYEAISAHEYHLNPAAPEHFQQLLVSLPLIEGIVHAWGWEQPETLTPEILEQRALLSCGSVLHLVQTLAKSNIFVPPLWIITKGGQAIQEHSVQALIPSLVWGMGKTIALEHPAMRVIRIDLDPGVTTTESAQSVFAEVFPPLSADTMEDQIAFRNQVRYVARLVRCQSSNALGGQTALAIPENQPFRLAIANRGTPDNLQLQATNRQQIADGEVEIRVYSAGLNFIDVLNVLGLYPGEPPLGIECAGEIVAIGAGVTGLKIGDAVIAIASGSFSQYVTVDANLVVLKPTTLTFEEAATIPESFLTAYWSLHHLAKIAPGDRVLIHAAAGGVGQAAVQLALLAGAEVFATASPSKWAVLEAMGVKVVMNSRTLDFAEEIIALTQEQGVDIILNSLTGEGFIASSLSVLAENGRFLELAKRDIWSPEQMTHLRPDVSYFKIDTTKACQEEAPAIQLMLRHLVQQFENHDLKPLAKTVFPIQSAVTAFRYMQQAKHIGKIVLTLPASALVQGDGSYLITGGFGGLGLLVARWLVEQGARYLILMGRSDIPAAIAPQISEMEQAGATVITIQADVSNLLEATAVFSHLTKTAPPLRGIIHAAGVLDDGVLQQQTWQRFIQVMAPKVQGAWNLHTLTKNQPLDFFVLFSSSASLLGTAGQANYGAANAFLDALASYRRRQGLSGLSINWGPWAEVGMTAKLQLGDRLRQKGEDSIPPQQGLQILGKLLQQLPVQVGVMPMNWERFLERQQTLTPFFSELYDPLAQRVGQLSAIEFRKHLETLPLEERKAALKTHVCTQAAKILGIGTPQQVPTDQRLVDLGLDSLMAIEFLSLVQSSMGTSLSSVLLFNYPTVDALVDYLCQQFVAPEDADSLPQANGKGSHGALQVTNNRVNTQHHSTIIAIQPQGTKIPLFCVAGILGSVFDFYGLARHIGADQPFYGLRSLGLMVGEQALTPMADIAAYHIKAIQEIQPQGPYQLAGHSFGGKVAFEIAQQLSHQGQEVSLLAIMDIPAVLAGSDRAIATWDDVQYITKLAEIYGGASGKQLETSPEILSKLDTEAQLKLLLEQVQTTGQKLTLPELQQIFSVYRANMIADTAYVPQPTDIPITLFRGKEMGQLDFLPDAATTQTDPTWGWHQVSTQPIQLHLVPGNHFTMVKEPDVQVLAQKLKTILALKIADGKV; encoded by the coding sequence ATGAGTCTTCTACCAAATAACGATTCACAACAGCAGTTTAACGAATCAGATATTGCCATTGTGGGAATGTCATGCCGCTTTCCAGACGCAGAGAATATTGATGAGTTTTGGAAAAATCTGTCTAATGGGGTAGAATCAATTTCCTTTTTTTCTGATCAAGAGCTTGACTTTTTTGATCCCAGCCTGCTGAGTCATCCAAATTACGTCAAAGCTGGGGGTGTACTAGCCAATATTGACCTGTTTGATGCCGACTTCTTCAGCTACAGTGCCAAAGAAGCCGAGATTATCGACCCCCAGCAGCGAATTTTCTTGGAATGTGCCTGGGAAGCTCTGGAGAGTGCTGGCTATAACCCAGAAATTCGCAAAGAGTCAGTAGGGGTTTATGCAGGGTCAAGTCTGAGTACCTATTTAATCAATAATGTTTGTCCAAGTCGGGGGTTTTCACCCCAGCGACCATTTCTCAGCCATCGCCTGTTTAGAGCCGCCAGCGATTTACATATAGAACAGGGTAATGGCTCAGATCATTTACCCATGAGGATTTCCTATAAATTGGGTTTAACAGGTCCGAGTGTAAATGTGCAAACCACCTGTTCTACTTCCTTGGTTGCGGTGCATTTAGCCTGTCAAAGTTTGCATTTCGGTGAATGTGATGTGGCATTAGCTGGAGGTATTTCCATATTTGTTCCCCATCGCATTGGCTATCTTTATCGAGAAGGCATGATTTTGTCGCCAGATGGACATTGTCGAGCGTTTGATGCTGATGCTCAAGGAACTGTTTTTGGGAATGGTGCCGGTGTTGTTGTTCTCAAATTACTGAGTAAAGCTCTTGCAGAAGGCGATACCATCCATGCTGTCATCAAAGGATCAGCAGTGAATAACGATGGGGCGCACAAAATGAGCTACACATCTCCGAGCATTCACGGACAGGTTGCGGCAATTTCGGAAGCCTTGGCGGTATCGGGAGTTGATGCCAGTACAGTCAGCTATGTAGAAGCCCACGGAACCGGAACTGCTCTGGGCGATCCCATTGAAATAACCGCTCTTACCCAAGCATTTCGCCAAAGTACAGAGGAGAACACAGACAAAAATGGATTCTGTGCCATCGGTTCAGTTAAAACCAATATTGGACATTTAGATGACGCATCAGGGATTGCAGGACTGATTAAGACGGTGTTATCGCTCAAACATCATGCTATTCCCCCTAGCTTAAACTTTAGCCGACCGAATCCCAATATTGACTTTGCGAATACACCCTTTTATGTAAATACCGATCTAGCAGAATGGAAGCGCGGCGAAATGCCCCGTCGTGCAGGGGTCAGTTCCTTTGGCATGGGTGGTACGAATTGCCACATAGTTTTAGAAGAATCTCCTCAGACAAGAGCGCGATTACGTTCGCGGAGCGTCCCGGAGGGAACTAGCACTACTGCAAGCAGTTCGCACTCACTAGAACGAAAATTACATTTATTAACATTATCCGCCAAAACAGAGACAGCACTCAAAGAGTTAGCCCAAAGGTATGTGGATTATCTAGATACCAATCTCGATGTGGATATAGGGAATATTTGCTTCACTGCTAATACAGGACGTAAACACTTTCATCACCGATTGGCTATAGTTGCTGACTCTAAAGCGAATGTGCTATCGCAATTGCAGGTATTTATTCAAAACGAGTATAAAAAGCAGAAATTAACGCGCCCCAAAGCTCATGTACTCAAAGCTGTGACTACCAAGAAAATTGGCTTTCTTTTCACTGGGCAAGGCTCGCAGTACATTAGTATGGGTCGTCAACTCTACGAGAGTGAGCCGACTTTTCGAGAAAACCTGGATCGCTGCAATCAGATTTTAAGTGAATATTTAGAGGTTTCTTTACTAGAAATACTATATTCAGACAATTTAGATAATTTAGAGAATCCTTCAGAATTAGATAACACAGCCTACACACAACCTGCTCTCTTTGCACTAGAATATTCCTTAGCTCAGTTATGGAAATCCTGGGGTATTCACCCCGATGTGGTTATAGGTCACAGTGTTGGTGAGTACGTGGCAGCTTGCATTGCGGGAATTTTTAGCTTAGAGGACGGATTGAAGCTCATTGCCTACCGAAGTAGGTTGATGCAAGCATTACCCCAAAATGGTGAGATGGTTGCAGTATTAGCTTCTGAGCAAGAAGTTCTGTCAATAATTCGTCCCTATAGTAAACAGGTGTCTTTGGCAGCAATCAATGGAACACAAAGTATTGTTATTTCTGGGCATCAGACAGCAATTCAAGCCACCTGTGCTATTTTTGAAACCCACGGGGTGAAAACCAAGAAACTCAGAGTTTCCCATGGGTTTCACTCACCCCTAATGGAGCCGATGCTGGCTGAATTTGAGCAGGTGGCTCGACAGGTACACTTTTCACCACCGCAGATTCCTTTAGTTAGCAATGTTACAGGAGAAATAATCACAGATGCAATTACCACCCCAGAGTATTGGTGTCACCATATTCTTCAGCCTGTCAGATTTGCTCAAAGCATGGAAAGGCTAGTACAACTGGGCGTTGAAGTATTTATAGAAATTGGTCCTAAACCCACTTTGTTGGGTATGGGTCGTCAGTGTTTCCCTGCTGATGATTCTAGATTGTGGCTACCTAGCTTACATCCAGAGCAAGGAAATTGGCAAACATTACTCACAAGTTTAGCAGAACTTTACCTACATGGTGTGACAATCAATTGGGAGGGCTTTGACCGAGACTTCCCACGGCAACGGGTGGTTTTGCCCACCTATCCCTTCCAACGCCGTCAGTATTGGGTGGACGCTCCAGCTACACATCAAACGCCTGTTGGGTTGCCTTTGAACAATTTTAGTACACCCGATGGTTCGCACCATCCTTTACTCGGTGAGCCTTTATCCTTGGCTGGAACTAGCGAGTTACGTTTCCAGGGACAAATTAGCAAATATTTTCCGGTATGGTTAAGGGATCATCGTGTTTTTGAAACCACGATTTTGCCGGGAACTGCTTATTTGGATATGGCATTGGCAGCAGGAGCCACGATTGCCCAATCCGGTCAAAGTTGTCGGCTAGAAGGAGTAACCATCCAGAAGGCGTTGGTTATTTCGGAGGCAGGCGAAACCAAGCCCCTACAGATGGTGTTGCAACCAGAAGACTCGACAACTTACGCCTTCCAAATTTTCAGCCCAGATCCGTCACCACCAAAAAACCAAGGACAACCGGCTTGGAACCTCCATGCAGCAGGCAAACTCTATTTGGAAAAGACAGAAACGCCTGCGACGGTGAATTTAAAGGAACTACAACACCAAATAACAGAAGAAATTTCCGTTGCTGAACTTTATCACAAGTTTCAACAGCAGCAAATTGACTACGGTTTAAGTTTCCGGGCAGTGAAGCAAGTATGGCGGAATCAAGACAGAGCGCTGGGTTACATCGTCCTCCCGGAGTCTGTGGCACTAGACCTAGATAATTATCAGCTACATCCAGTATTATTAGATACTTGTTTACAAGTTTTAGATGCAACGCTTTTAGAAGAACAGGAAGAAACTTATGTTCCTGTCCTTTTCCAGGAGTTACGGTTTTTTGGTCAGCCTAGTGACCAGATGTGGTGTGATGCCAAATTGCATAAGCGTGAATCTGATCGCTCAGAAACCCTTAATGCAGATATTAAGTTGTTCAGTCCTCAAGGACAACTCATTGCAGAGATGAATGGGCTGCAACTGAAACGGGTTCGCCGTCAAACGATGTTCGGCAAGAACCAGAATACTGAGCAGGATTGGCTCTACGAAGTGGAGTGGCGTGAGCAAAACCACAAGTCCATAACGATTGATAACTATCACCCCCAACCTCGCCATTGGCTCATCTTTGCAGATAGTTCTCATATTGGTCAGGAGTTGGCTGCTCTGCTGCGTGATCAGGGTGAAATTTGCATTCTTGTCCTGCCTGGTCAGGACTATGAAGCAATCTCCGCCCACGAGTACCACCTCAATCCTGCTGCCCCTGAACATTTTCAGCAACTGTTGGTATCTCTACCGTTGATTGAGGGAATCGTTCACGCTTGGGGCTGGGAACAGCCAGAAACCCTAACACCAGAGATCCTTGAGCAAAGGGCTTTGCTAAGTTGTGGCAGCGTGTTGCACTTGGTGCAAACCTTGGCAAAAAGCAATATATTTGTACCGCCGCTGTGGATAATCACTAAAGGTGGACAGGCGATCCAAGAACATTCGGTGCAGGCGTTAATACCTTCCCTAGTGTGGGGGATGGGTAAAACAATTGCCTTAGAGCATCCAGCTATGCGAGTAATTCGGATCGATTTAGATCCGGGGGTAACAACTACTGAGTCGGCTCAATCTGTGTTCGCGGAAGTATTTCCTCCTCTGTCAGCAGATACTATGGAAGACCAAATTGCCTTCCGTAACCAAGTCCGCTATGTTGCCAGATTGGTTCGCTGCCAAAGCTCCAATGCGTTAGGCGGGCAAACGGCATTGGCAATTCCTGAAAATCAGCCCTTTCGATTGGCGATCGCCAATCGAGGAACACCAGATAACCTGCAACTACAAGCCACTAACCGCCAACAAATTGCAGACGGGGAAGTGGAAATAAGAGTTTACTCCGCAGGACTTAACTTTATTGATGTCTTGAATGTCTTGGGACTCTATCCCGGTGAACCGCCCCTGGGGATTGAATGTGCAGGTGAGATCGTTGCCATTGGTGCAGGAGTAACTGGGTTAAAGATTGGGGATGCAGTGATAGCGATAGCCAGCGGCAGCTTCAGTCAATATGTGACAGTGGATGCTAACTTAGTCGTGCTAAAGCCAACTACCCTCACCTTTGAGGAAGCTGCCACAATCCCAGAGTCTTTTTTAACAGCATACTGGAGTCTGCATCACTTAGCCAAGATTGCTCCTGGTGATCGGGTACTAATTCATGCTGCTGCTGGCGGGGTAGGTCAAGCTGCTGTGCAGTTGGCACTTCTAGCAGGTGCAGAGGTCTTTGCTACTGCTAGTCCCAGCAAATGGGCTGTTCTGGAAGCGATGGGGGTCAAGGTGGTGATGAACTCTCGCACCCTGGATTTTGCCGAGGAGATCATAGCACTCACTCAAGAGCAGGGAGTTGATATTATCCTCAATTCACTCACAGGAGAGGGTTTCATTGCCAGTAGTTTGAGTGTACTTGCCGAAAATGGGCGCTTTCTGGAACTCGCCAAGCGCGATATCTGGAGTCCTGAGCAAATGACGCATTTACGACCAGATGTGTCCTACTTCAAGATAGATACTACCAAAGCTTGCCAAGAGGAAGCACCAGCAATCCAGTTGATGCTGCGCCATCTTGTGCAGCAGTTTGAGAACCATGACTTAAAACCGCTGGCGAAAACCGTCTTCCCCATCCAGTCTGCGGTAACTGCGTTTCGCTATATGCAACAAGCAAAACACATCGGTAAGATTGTTTTAACTTTGCCAGCATCAGCTTTGGTGCAAGGCGATGGCAGCTATCTGATCACGGGTGGCTTCGGAGGATTAGGATTGCTGGTTGCTCGTTGGTTGGTAGAACAGGGCGCACGTTATCTTATTTTGATGGGACGTAGTGATATTCCAGCAGCAATCGCTCCTCAAATCAGTGAGATGGAGCAAGCGGGAGCTACTGTGATCACTATTCAGGCTGATGTGTCTAATTTATTAGAAGCTACAGCAGTATTTTCCCATTTGACTAAAACTGCTCCGCCGTTGCGAGGCATTATTCATGCCGCCGGTGTCTTGGATGATGGGGTACTGCAACAACAAACCTGGCAACGCTTTATACAGGTTATGGCTCCTAAGGTGCAAGGGGCTTGGAATCTCCACACCTTAACTAAGAACCAACCGTTAGATTTCTTCGTGCTGTTTTCTTCCAGTGCATCCTTGCTAGGCACAGCAGGACAAGCCAACTATGGGGCGGCAAATGCTTTTCTCGATGCCCTAGCATCCTACAGACGCAGACAAGGGCTATCTGGCTTAAGTATTAATTGGGGTCCGTGGGCAGAAGTGGGAATGACCGCAAAACTGCAACTGGGCGATCGCCTCCGCCAAAAAGGCGAAGATAGTATCCCCCCCCAACAAGGTTTGCAAATCCTGGGGAAGCTCCTACAGCAGCTACCCGTGCAGGTAGGAGTCATGCCGATGAACTGGGAACGTTTCCTAGAAAGACAACAGACGCTCACTCCCTTTTTCAGCGAGTTGTACGATCCCTTAGCACAGAGGGTTGGGCAGTTATCTGCCATTGAGTTTCGTAAACACCTAGAAACCCTACCTCTTGAGGAACGTAAGGCAGCTTTGAAAACTCATGTGTGTACCCAAGCGGCAAAAATTCTCGGTATCGGGACTCCACAGCAAGTGCCTACGGACCAACGGCTGGTGGATTTAGGACTGGACTCCCTGATGGCAATTGAATTTTTGAGTTTGGTGCAATCGAGTATGGGAACTTCGTTAAGTTCTGTGTTGTTGTTTAATTATCCCACTGTAGATGCACTGGTTGATTATTTGTGCCAACAATTTGTTGCTCCTGAAGATGCTGATAGCCTTCCCCAGGCTAATGGGAAGGGCAGTCATGGGGCTTTGCAGGTGACAAATAATAGGGTTAACACTCAACATCACTCTACGATCATTGCTATTCAGCCCCAGGGGACAAAAATACCTTTGTTCTGTGTAGCTGGCATTTTGGGAAGTGTGTTTGATTTCTATGGCTTGGCACGCCACATTGGTGCAGATCAACCCTTCTACGGATTGCGATCGCTGGGGCTAATGGTTGGGGAGCAAGCCTTAACTCCCATGGCTGATATTGCGGCTTACCATATTAAGGCGATCCAAGAAATTCAACCGCAAGGCCCCTACCAATTGGCTGGGCATTCGTTTGGAGGAAAAGTCGCTTTTGAGATTGCTCAACAACTTAGCCATCAAGGACAGGAAGTATCTTTACTGGCGATCATGGATATTCCTGCGGTACTTGCAGGAAGCGATCGCGCGATCGCAACTTGGGATGATGTACAGTACATCACGAAATTGGCAGAAATTTATGGAGGTGCTAGTGGTAAGCAATTAGAGACTTCCCCAGAGATTTTGTCCAAGTTAGATACAGAGGCTCAACTAAAGCTGTTATTAGAGCAAGTACAAACAACTGGTCAGAAACTAACTCTACCTGAATTGCAACAGATTTTCTCCGTTTATCGCGCCAACATGATTGCAGATACAGCCTATGTCCCGCAGCCTACGGACATTCCTATTACCCTCTTCAGAGGCAAGGAAATGGGGCAGCTCGATTTTCTCCCCGATGCTGCTACAACCCAAACAGATCCCACTTGGGGTTGGCATCAGGTTTCTACTCAACCCATCCAGCTTCATCTTGTCCCTGGCAATCATTTCACAATGGTAAAAGAACCAGATGTGCAAGTTCTGGCTCAAAAACTCAAGACTATTCTGGCATTAAAGATTGCTGACGGTAAGGTTTAG
- a CDS encoding ISH3 family transposase, which yields MTVSSLTKATRGESTEELVLTDSETLDEVIQCLVENFSIETQGACDQQTLFEILVKAASTGDSIENTAKLLKNIPTANDIRYHLNKINNFEELEAQINQALKSRIPLGLKKGCLKIAIDLNLICYYGQPTSSELPYIYRSEAKSGTNSFYAYATLYVISNNKRVTLAIRGVRQLDTSVALITYLLAELESLKINVKKLYLDRGFFNTPVIRWLQALDIPFLMPAIKTGKKGGIKQFLKGKKSYKTTYTITRDKDDFVTFDLWIVCKYRKGKHKKHGVQYFVYVAYKVKTNLNYIYQDYRKRFGIETSYRLKNICRIKTNNKNPVLRLLFIGISFLLINIWVNLLWLKISRKRKGSRLIYRTLFTLKQMLAFLSQALQKKYQVVESIYIPSG from the coding sequence TTGACTGTTTCATCTCTAACAAAAGCCACGCGGGGCGAGTCTACAGAAGAACTCGTTTTAACCGACTCAGAAACTCTTGATGAGGTTATTCAGTGTTTAGTAGAAAATTTTTCGATTGAAACGCAAGGAGCCTGTGACCAACAAACTTTATTCGAGATTCTGGTTAAAGCAGCCAGCACTGGAGACAGTATTGAAAACACAGCTAAATTGTTAAAAAATATTCCGACAGCTAATGATATTAGATATCATCTCAATAAAATTAACAATTTTGAGGAATTAGAAGCGCAAATAAATCAAGCATTAAAAAGTCGAATTCCTTTAGGATTAAAAAAAGGGTGTTTGAAAATAGCGATTGATTTAAATTTAATTTGTTATTATGGTCAACCAACATCGTCAGAATTACCCTACATATATCGAAGTGAAGCTAAATCTGGTACTAATTCATTTTATGCCTATGCCACTTTATATGTTATTAGTAATAATAAGCGTGTAACTCTAGCAATAAGAGGTGTTCGCCAATTAGATACTAGTGTGGCTTTAATTACTTATTTATTAGCAGAACTTGAATCCCTAAAAATAAATGTAAAAAAACTCTATTTGGATAGGGGATTTTTTAATACTCCTGTAATTAGATGGTTACAGGCATTAGATATTCCCTTTCTTATGCCTGCTATCAAGACTGGAAAAAAAGGAGGAATCAAACAATTCCTCAAGGGTAAAAAAAGTTATAAAACTACCTATACTATTACAAGAGACAAAGATGATTTTGTCACATTTGATTTATGGATCGTCTGTAAATATAGAAAGGGAAAGCATAAAAAGCATGGGGTTCAATACTTTGTTTATGTTGCTTATAAGGTCAAAACAAATTTAAATTATATCTATCAAGATTATCGAAAAAGATTTGGCATTGAAACCAGTTATCGTCTGAAAAATATTTGTCGAATTAAGACGAATAACAAAAATCCAGTCTTGAGATTACTATTCATTGGAATATCCTTTCTTCTAATTAACATCTGGGTGAATCTACTATGGCTCAAAATCAGTCGTAAAAGGAAAGGTAGTAGATTAATTTATCGCACACTTTTTACACTCAAACAGATGTTAGCCTTTTTATCTCAAGCCCTACAGAAGAAATATCAAGTCGTTGAAAGCATTTATATTCCATCCGGTTAG
- a CDS encoding phytanoyl-CoA dioxygenase family protein, giving the protein MLTFDAKVRTVRPLSQEQIAQYHKDGFLIVRGFFDIDEIEPLRKACEQDPNVMGYQTNILDSFGKIYKVTTWTDLEQTYLGVLPRIARIVDGTEALLGEESYHWHSKILKKDPYSEGTVDWHQDCAFWYQNGCLFPHFATCTIAITANTKENGCIQMVKGSHLASRFDMARGDQAVFADPKRVKEILKRLELVYCEMEPGDVMFFHGNTLHCSGPNLTDQTRTVVHCHYNAVSNAPFWVEGQEHHQYKPIQKLPDSVIKDGSYTSVFEQHNFHPSEEGETGDGGLGIFKKQDWYVSSEEDYSGKESPFANLEVSVSG; this is encoded by the coding sequence ATGTTGACATTTGACGCGAAAGTTCGTACAGTACGACCTCTTTCCCAAGAGCAAATTGCTCAATATCACAAAGATGGTTTTCTGATCGTGCGAGGGTTTTTCGACATAGATGAAATTGAGCCACTGCGTAAAGCTTGCGAACAAGACCCAAATGTCATGGGCTATCAAACCAACATCCTTGATAGCTTTGGCAAAATTTATAAGGTGACAACTTGGACTGATTTAGAACAAACCTATCTAGGAGTTTTGCCGAGAATTGCCCGCATAGTAGATGGAACAGAAGCTCTCTTGGGAGAGGAGAGCTACCATTGGCATTCCAAGATTCTCAAAAAAGACCCCTACAGTGAAGGGACTGTAGATTGGCATCAGGATTGCGCCTTTTGGTACCAAAATGGTTGTCTATTTCCCCATTTTGCAACTTGCACGATCGCCATTACTGCAAATACCAAGGAAAACGGCTGTATCCAAATGGTCAAGGGGTCTCATCTCGCTAGTCGCTTTGATATGGCTAGAGGAGATCAAGCGGTATTTGCTGATCCAAAACGTGTCAAAGAAATTCTCAAGCGCCTAGAACTCGTGTATTGCGAGATGGAACCAGGCGATGTGATGTTTTTCCACGGTAATACTTTGCACTGTTCTGGACCCAACCTCACAGATCAAACTCGGACAGTGGTTCATTGTCATTACAATGCTGTTTCTAATGCACCATTTTGGGTTGAAGGACAGGAGCATCATCAGTACAAGCCCATTCAAAAACTACCTGATTCTGTGATTAAAGATGGTAGCTACACATCCGTATTTGAACAACACAACTTCCATCCAAGTGAAGAGGGAGAAACAGGAGATGGTGGACTCGGTATCTTCAAGAAACAGGATTGGTATGTTAGCTCGGAAGAAGACTACAGCGGCAAAGAAAGCCCCTTTGCCAATCTAGAAGTTTCTGTTTCTGGTTGA